TCTCCTATTTTTGTCTGTtggaaaaacttaaaaattttgTATGATGGAAAAGGTTCGCATAAGGTCcaatccttttttttatttgaaacttcTCTGTTTGCCACTATATTAAAGTAATAGTTTCACCTAGTTTTTTgatgcaattttttttcttataaatgcAAAAAAGGTCTGCAAAGATGTGGAAAGAGTTGTAGATTAAGGTGGCTGAATTATTTGAGGCCTGGAATTAAAAGAGGCAAGTTCACTCCTCAGGAGGAAGAAGATATTATCAAATTTCATTCTCTTCTTGGAAACAGGTAATTTAATTCGTGATTAAATGCAAACCAACCAAACCACCTTGTCTTTTAGttctaaaaaaaacaataattgtattacatttttttttttttattgtaattgTATTACATGCTGATGCATTATTAAAGTAATGATTATGCATAATTACATAGGTGGGCAGCAATAGCAAAGCAAATGCCAAACCGAACTGACAATGACATAAAAAATCATTGGAACTCATGCCTAAAGAAAAGACTCGCTAGAAGCGGCATCGATCCCACGACCCATAAGCCTACCGTCACCGTTGCGAAAGCCACTTTCTCCTCGACGACGTCGTCTCCAACACCGACCCCTTCTTCGTCCTCTTctacttcttcctctttttcctCTACAGGCTCTGCACGTCTACTTAACAAGCTTGCTACTGGAATCTCGTCGAGAAAACATGAACTCGATAGGATCAAGAATGTCATCATGTCGGAGCCAAGACAGGCCGTTGAAGAAGACGAGATGATGATAAGCAGCAAGGAAGATGAGGAGGAAGTGATTGGCTGTTCCATGGAGATTGATGGGAATCTGATCAGTACGACTTCGTTTGATGAGTACTTAACGTGTGACTTCACTCCTACGGATACAACTGGCTTCGTGTCTGCTTTTGATGACTACTCATTAGTCGAGCCGTATGATCTATATCAATCTGATTTCTATCATGAGACTACTGATGATCAACTTGACCTGTTCCTCCTTTGAAATTCACTCTCTTGAACAAGTTTcttgcttttttctttttttttgtatccgTTAGTTCAGTGTGACGAAAGAGAGAGGTTTCTGAAAAGGGCAAGTACTCATCAGTACTATGAGTGACATGTATGGTCAATGTTTCTGTGTTTTGACTGTTAACTTCCCTTTTTTTTAAAGTCGATTACCTCTCTCTCTTAGGCATGCTTATCATGAGCCCTACATCTACATGCATATTTGGAGTTTCATGCATGCCATTCCAATGAAACTAGAATCGAATTCTATATTGCTATAGGTTTGCTAGTCATAAAGGTTTGTAGTTGAAAACTTTATTTCGATGCATTAAGGATTCCAACAACATATTAAAAACtagtattaataataatatagcatggatgacaaaaagaaaataacaataataatatagcGTGATTTTTGagctaattttatatattaaattcaaTTTAACATCTAACTatgatttgttttataataaagttttagatgatttcaataagTTGT
The sequence above is drawn from the Raphanus sativus cultivar WK10039 chromosome 7, ASM80110v3, whole genome shotgun sequence genome and encodes:
- the LOC108814787 gene encoding myb-related protein 308, giving the protein MGRTTWFDDDGLKKGEWTAEEDRMLVVYISEHGLGEWRTLPKRAGLQRCGKSCRLRWLNYLRPGIKRGKFTPQEEEDIIKFHSLLGNRWAAIAKQMPNRTDNDIKNHWNSCLKKRLARSGIDPTTHKPTVTVAKATFSSTTSSPTPTPSSSSSTSSSFSSTGSARLLNKLATGISSRKHELDRIKNVIMSEPRQAVEEDEMMISSKEDEEEVIGCSMEIDGNLISTTSFDEYLTCDFTPTDTTGFVSAFDDYSLVEPYDLYQSDFYHETTDDQLDLFLL